GTCGATCCGACCTGTGAAAGTTGCGTGAAAGAACTGGAATTAATTCGCGATATAGTTCCAGATCCTATCTGTTGTGCTCCCTATTTAGCCAGCGTTTTCTAAGAGAGTCCTCGTGGTCAGGTTATAGGTTTCTTCGACTCGGTTCGGCGTGCGGTAACCCAGCGCCGAGTGTAACCAGGTCTCGTTGTACGTCTCCATCCACGTGTCTATCGCCACCGACAATTCGTATGGGTCGCGCCACTCCCTCAGCCAGATCAATTCTTCCT
Above is a window of Candidatus Zixiibacteriota bacterium DNA encoding:
- a CDS encoding integrase core domain-containing protein, which translates into the protein EELIWLREWRDPYELSVAIDTWMETYNETWLHSALGYRTPNRVEETYNLTTRTLLENAG